A portion of the Avibacterium sp. 20-132 genome contains these proteins:
- a CDS encoding phage minor tail protein L, translating into MPQQIPTQMKLELSKLEQNAMIELFEVDLRNLKDKDGMNGELFRFYAGTNEMMQPIVWQGHTYEAFGVKASGFSMSGQGPSNRPELTLANINGFITGLVQRFDQCLGGIVRRRQVYMQYLDSVNFADGNRQADPSQEVLSYFVIEQLSTLKRDVAVFTLALPTETDNALISARTITVQCGWLYRSAECGYTGGPVADEKDQPTRDKNKDKCSGLISGCKLRNNLCNYGGFVSVDKLGGAR; encoded by the coding sequence ATGCCCCAACAAATCCCTACCCAAATGAAACTGGAGCTGAGTAAGCTCGAGCAGAACGCAATGATCGAACTGTTTGAAGTCGATTTGCGAAACCTAAAAGACAAAGATGGAATGAATGGCGAATTGTTTCGGTTTTACGCTGGCACAAACGAGATGATGCAACCTATTGTCTGGCAAGGACACACTTATGAAGCCTTTGGCGTAAAAGCCAGTGGATTTTCGATGTCAGGTCAAGGACCAAGCAACCGCCCAGAATTAACGCTTGCTAATATTAATGGCTTTATCACAGGGCTTGTGCAACGCTTTGACCAGTGTTTAGGCGGTATTGTCCGCCGTCGCCAAGTTTATATGCAGTATTTGGACTCGGTAAATTTTGCGGACGGAAACCGACAAGCCGACCCAAGCCAAGAAGTGCTGAGTTATTTTGTCATTGAGCAGTTATCTACGCTTAAGCGAGATGTGGCTGTATTTACCCTAGCACTACCGACCGAAACAGATAATGCCTTGATTTCCGCCCGCACAATCACGGTGCAATGTGGCTGGCTTTATCGCTCGGCTGAATGCGGCTACACAGGTGGACCTGTGGCAGATGAAAAAGACCAACCCACCCGTGATAAGAATAAAGACAAGTGCAGCGGTTTAATTAGTGGCTGTAAGCTGCGTAACAATCTCTGCAACTATGGCGGGTTCGTATCGGTAGATAAATTGGGAGGCGCGCGATGA
- a CDS encoding C40 family peptidase, whose protein sequence is MSEQLKQTILTYAKAQEPHECCGFVVLRGREMVFVPCENQAEDKENNFEISPEDFLQANSQGKITALVHSHPGGEPVLSILDRQTQLAADVDFWLVCGDEIYIFPKIPPLLGREFNHGVMDCYTLFRDFYYLAGADFPNFERDDYWWEDGFNLYLDNMSKHGFEPLDDESAVRIGDVILMQVGADVPNHAAIYIGEQMVLHHSPRRLSKRDLYDGYWFKHTHSIWRFKQWSTLDFTVPLNSLALHLS, encoded by the coding sequence ATGAGCGAACAATTAAAACAAACGATTTTAACTTACGCCAAAGCCCAAGAGCCGCACGAATGTTGCGGTTTTGTTGTTTTAAGAGGTAGGGAAATGGTTTTTGTGCCTTGCGAAAATCAGGCGGAAGACAAAGAAAATAACTTCGAGATTTCGCCTGAAGATTTTTTGCAGGCAAATTCTCAGGGAAAAATCACCGCACTTGTGCATTCGCACCCTGGCGGTGAACCCGTGCTATCGATTTTAGACCGCCAAACCCAACTGGCGGCAGACGTGGATTTTTGGCTCGTGTGCGGTGATGAAATCTATATCTTCCCCAAAATCCCACCGTTGCTTGGGCGTGAGTTTAATCACGGCGTAATGGATTGCTACACGCTGTTTCGAGATTTTTATTATTTGGCGGGTGCAGATTTTCCGAACTTTGAACGGGACGATTATTGGTGGGAAGATGGTTTCAATCTGTACCTCGACAATATGAGCAAGCACGGCTTTGAACCCTTGGATGACGAAAGTGCGGTACGAATTGGCGATGTGATTTTAATGCAAGTAGGTGCAGATGTGCCAAATCACGCTGCGATTTATATTGGCGAACAAATGGTATTGCACCATAGCCCACGCCGCTTATCAAAACGAGATTTATATGATGGTTACTGGTTTAAACATACACATAGCATTTGGAGATTTAAGCAATGGTCAACGTTAGATTTTACGGTGCCCTTAAACAGTTTGGCACTGCATTTGAGCTAG
- a CDS encoding tail assembly protein, giving the protein MVNVRFYGALKQFGTAFELDAETPAECIKALTSQIPKLREFIQQGLFTVRIGREYVDNRYLEKGLFYKLKAGMTVHITPVLKGSKKAGLFQTIVGAVLVVVGAVLYAYGGQALISAGLGLMISGVAQMLTKQPAMSNQNEAEKKQSTAFSNRANMIAQGRMVPLAYGRILTGSMVISQGVRTIDVEVYKAPRRTGFGKGSFA; this is encoded by the coding sequence ATGGTCAACGTTAGATTTTACGGTGCCCTTAAACAGTTTGGCACTGCATTTGAGCTAGACGCAGAGACACCAGCAGAATGTATTAAGGCATTGACATCACAAATCCCCAAACTGCGAGAATTTATCCAGCAAGGTTTATTTACCGTGCGAATTGGGCGTGAATATGTTGATAATCGCTATCTTGAAAAAGGCTTGTTTTACAAGCTCAAAGCGGGAATGACGGTGCATATTACACCGGTGCTGAAAGGGTCGAAAAAAGCAGGGCTGTTTCAGACTATTGTTGGGGCAGTTTTAGTTGTTGTTGGAGCGGTACTCTATGCTTACGGTGGACAAGCATTAATTTCAGCAGGTCTTGGGTTAATGATTAGTGGGGTGGCTCAAATGCTCACCAAACAACCCGCTATGTCAAACCAAAATGAGGCGGAAAAGAAACAATCCACAGCATTCTCGAACCGGGCCAATATGATTGCGCAAGGTCGAATGGTGCCGTTAGCGTACGGTCGCATACTCACAGGCTCAATGGTGATTTCGCAAGGCGTGCGCACGATTGATGTGGAGGTGTATAAAGCACCCCGTCGCACAGGGTTTGGAAAAGGTAGCTTTGCATAA
- a CDS encoding phage tail protein, with the protein MGGGGGGGGRTPVEAPESGRSKQLVNIVEIISEGEIQGLVDGVKSVYLDKTPIQASDDSYNFNNVDAQGRIGVQDQDIMEGFNTSEKEVAVSAQVRKTVPITRTITDSKVSRLRLTLGVQSLFSQNDQGDTNGTRVELRVTIGERIYPVVIEGKYSSQYLRQFEYGDLPPVPFQVRVERLTDDSKSQRLQNNTVWSSYTEIIETQFAYPNTALVGIQFDSEYFGSIPNRNYEIYGIKLKVPSNYDPINRTYTGLWDGTFKIAWSNNPAWVLYDLMTNKRYGLGQRLGEFSVDKWTLYQVAQYCDQLVPDGFGGKEPRFTCNAWLVEQRKAYDVINDICSIFRAMPVWNGREFTVVMDRPADPVWTYTNANVVNGEFSYQYSALKARHNEIHVEYIDASDSYEKKVEVVSDDALIRRYGLNIKKVTAFGCTSRGQAHRAGKWILETERLETKTVTFSVGAEGLMHIPGDIIRVADSDYAATNIGGRVLAIEGHKAILDREITISGKSYLTYINAEGKHKDIRILGVAEGNQAVLETMPEDLVPYTVRTLTTQQINVQLFKCLSISEEEKGKYTIVALQHEPQKEAIVDNGAVFEPRETTLATSGLRKVNNVSVQANSDGIELSFDAIVQNSARVKYQIKLYRDGKFYKLYDNLTTPKMTFVGLPDGEYIAEVRAKNAQGQLSEPVTKTFTVRLAVSELVTVPKMFAIELNWRNPIFANPKTAIEIWVSQDNQFANARKLVSLAYPTSSYTYTGLGLNDRFWFWARMVDGDNAGQFTDAVEGRPSQDATVLTDYLHGKITKSELDQSLIDSLQADIASAVENEAGNRKTAVANAISQVVAESQARAKAIQDEAKARTAALNAEVTNRTKAIQTESTKLTAKIQAEANARGTAISQLQNVDTQQAQKITALTAKAEQALSGLDAEKVARAKGDEAEARQRTALTSRVASAESGLTTLQRTVSTQAQSLSEISQNLNAKLDNLQIGGRNYADDGDFSRGRWHFSTGSRDDRNHQINDGIVTVTGSSTTWKQWQLYSKPFGSTKGSKSLGKIEVGNSYTLSFEARCISGSPQMWMRVRENRRNGLPTVERITTGYINLTDQWQRYSMTGLLQDDGENFDFWRIILGYSQIGQVQYRKVKLEKGTVATDWTPAPEDLESAVEAVSADLTSYKSTQATKEQATAQQVSNLTTRMATAESGIARVEKTVSDNRTSTAAQLNQLTANLNKANSQITEEKSARASGDKANADKITALTSRVSNAEAGITNIQSTKANKTEVASLARTTLQSEWRRDAKAEVDNIKVGGRNFLQDTETFSPEFWRFSKHQDEPRVGRVEDGVLLLPSSTALYSSWSLIAKKSTALQKVELGEQYTISFWYKATKDMSVSAYVRQFYDDNSFKDNARSSFVLPKSDEWVRVSKPIVINKLDKEGRNREALQFIFTSYATADGVIYIKKPKLEKGTIATDWTPAPEDLESAVEAVSAKVDSTRETLTRADQALGQRIDTVTASINDAKAQISTVSRAVATTDGKLSATHTIKTQTIAGGRKAIAGIALGASGDNRTAESSVIVIADKFGVVKNASDGNVVPMLSVVNNRVAVNGDLIADGTIIGKHIRANQTISAPNITGGSITGTTITGNRINGGTINGSTIEGGIIRGTRLEGATGKFTGQLEVTEIIGSNIYEFFTYVCGKLRYSTDRKQVNIYIDQRPVDRMIRFITEGFNIEKTYQEAYDGGDTYTRTHNRLEQLTINGVDVKKRNYYFLPKNTRGNIILIYADASVYYDGILKIDAFIANSARTIHL; encoded by the coding sequence ATGGGTGGAGGAGGCGGTGGTGGCGGTCGTACGCCCGTTGAAGCGCCAGAAAGTGGACGCTCAAAACAGTTAGTCAATATTGTTGAAATTATTTCCGAGGGTGAAATCCAAGGCTTGGTGGACGGGGTAAAATCTGTATATTTGGATAAAACGCCAATCCAAGCTAGCGATGACAGTTACAATTTTAATAATGTGGACGCGCAAGGGCGCATTGGTGTGCAAGACCAAGACATAATGGAGGGGTTTAACACGTCAGAAAAAGAAGTGGCAGTCAGCGCACAGGTACGCAAAACCGTGCCGATTACTCGTACTATTACGGATAGCAAAGTTTCTCGTCTGCGCTTAACCCTTGGCGTTCAGTCGCTATTTAGTCAGAATGACCAAGGGGACACCAATGGCACAAGGGTAGAGTTGCGCGTAACCATTGGGGAACGTATTTATCCTGTGGTGATTGAAGGCAAATACAGCTCACAATATTTACGCCAGTTTGAGTACGGCGATTTGCCACCCGTGCCATTTCAAGTGCGGGTTGAGCGTTTAACTGACGATAGCAAAAGCCAACGTTTACAAAATAACACGGTTTGGTCGAGTTATACCGAAATCATCGAAACGCAGTTTGCTTATCCCAATACCGCACTTGTCGGCATCCAGTTTGACTCTGAGTATTTTGGTTCAATCCCAAACCGAAACTATGAAATCTACGGGATTAAACTCAAAGTGCCAAGTAATTACGACCCAATTAACCGCACTTATACTGGACTTTGGGACGGTACGTTTAAGATTGCATGGTCAAATAACCCAGCGTGGGTGTTATATGATTTGATGACCAACAAGCGTTATGGCTTAGGTCAACGATTGGGCGAGTTTAGCGTGGATAAATGGACACTCTACCAAGTGGCGCAATATTGTGACCAACTTGTGCCAGACGGCTTTGGTGGTAAAGAACCCCGTTTTACCTGTAATGCTTGGCTTGTTGAGCAACGCAAGGCTTATGATGTCATCAATGATATTTGCTCAATCTTTAGAGCAATGCCTGTGTGGAATGGGCGTGAATTCACTGTCGTGATGGATAGACCCGCCGACCCCGTGTGGACTTATACCAACGCCAATGTGGTCAATGGCGAATTTAGCTATCAATATTCTGCACTTAAAGCGCGACATAACGAAATCCACGTTGAATATATTGACGCTTCGGACAGTTATGAAAAGAAAGTGGAAGTGGTATCAGATGATGCCTTAATTCGTCGCTACGGGTTAAATATCAAAAAGGTAACGGCTTTTGGTTGCACTTCGCGCGGACAGGCGCACCGTGCAGGAAAGTGGATTTTAGAAACCGAACGATTAGAGACTAAAACCGTAACTTTTAGCGTGGGTGCAGAAGGTTTAATGCATATCCCCGGTGATATTATTCGTGTGGCAGACAGCGATTATGCGGCGACGAATATCGGTGGACGCGTCTTAGCGATTGAGGGGCACAAAGCCATTTTAGACCGTGAGATTACAATCTCGGGTAAAAGTTATTTGACCTATATCAACGCTGAAGGTAAGCACAAAGACATTCGCATTCTGGGCGTGGCAGAAGGTAATCAGGCGGTGCTAGAAACTATGCCTGAAGATTTAGTGCCTTATACGGTTCGGACGCTTACTACGCAACAAATCAATGTACAATTGTTTAAATGCCTTTCAATCAGCGAGGAGGAAAAAGGCAAGTACACTATTGTTGCCTTGCAACACGAACCGCAAAAAGAAGCCATTGTGGATAACGGTGCCGTGTTTGAACCAAGAGAAACCACGCTTGCAACGAGCGGTCTGCGCAAAGTGAATAATGTCTCAGTACAGGCCAATAGCGACGGTATTGAGCTAAGTTTTGATGCCATTGTACAAAATAGTGCAAGGGTGAAGTACCAGATTAAACTCTATCGTGACGGCAAGTTTTATAAGCTGTATGACAATCTCACCACACCGAAGATGACTTTTGTTGGCTTGCCTGATGGCGAGTATATTGCCGAAGTTCGTGCTAAAAATGCCCAAGGGCAACTTTCTGAACCAGTCACAAAAACCTTTACTGTGCGTTTGGCGGTCAGCGAATTGGTTACTGTACCAAAAATGTTTGCTATCGAATTGAACTGGCGTAACCCGATTTTTGCCAATCCCAAAACCGCCATTGAAATTTGGGTGAGCCAAGATAATCAATTTGCCAATGCGCGCAAACTGGTGAGCCTTGCTTACCCAACGAGTAGCTATACCTACACAGGCCTGGGTTTAAATGACCGGTTTTGGTTTTGGGCGAGAATGGTTGATGGGGATAATGCGGGGCAATTTACAGACGCAGTAGAGGGGCGACCAAGTCAAGATGCTACTGTCTTGACTGATTATTTACACGGTAAAATCACCAAAAGCGAACTCGATCAAAGCCTGATTGATAGCTTGCAGGCAGACATTGCAAGTGCGGTAGAAAATGAGGCAGGAAATCGTAAAACAGCGGTTGCTAATGCTATCTCGCAAGTGGTTGCTGAATCACAAGCACGAGCAAAAGCCATTCAAGACGAAGCTAAAGCACGAACTGCGGCATTGAATGCTGAAGTAACAAACCGCACAAAAGCAATTCAAACCGAAAGCACGAAATTGACCGCAAAAATTCAAGCGGAAGCCAATGCTCGTGGCACAGCTATTTCACAGCTGCAAAATGTCGATACTCAACAAGCACAAAAAATTACTGCCTTGACAGCGAAAGCGGAACAAGCCTTATCAGGGTTAGATGCAGAAAAAGTAGCAAGGGCGAAAGGGGATGAGGCAGAAGCACGGCAACGTACTGCACTTACATCAAGAGTGGCTAGCGCAGAAAGTGGATTGACTACTCTACAACGCACCGTCAGCACACAGGCACAAAGTCTGTCTGAAATTAGCCAAAACCTGAATGCGAAATTGGATAATTTACAAATCGGCGGACGAAATTATGCTGATGATGGTGATTTTTCGCGCGGGCGTTGGCACTTCTCCACAGGGAGCCGAGATGACAGAAATCATCAAATAAATGATGGTATTGTTACGGTTACAGGCTCATCTACAACGTGGAAACAATGGCAGCTCTACTCTAAACCTTTTGGCTCTACTAAAGGCTCGAAAAGCCTTGGAAAAATTGAGGTTGGTAATAGTTATACATTGAGTTTTGAAGCTCGTTGTATCAGTGGTAGCCCTCAAATGTGGATGAGAGTACGTGAAAACCGCCGAAATGGATTGCCGACGGTTGAGCGAATTACTACAGGGTATATTAACTTGACCGACCAATGGCAACGCTACTCAATGACTGGGTTATTGCAAGATGATGGCGAAAATTTTGATTTTTGGCGAATCATTTTAGGTTATAGCCAAATTGGGCAAGTACAGTATCGCAAAGTCAAGCTCGAAAAAGGCACCGTTGCCACCGACTGGACACCCGCACCTGAAGATTTAGAAAGTGCAGTGGAGGCAGTAAGTGCAGATTTGACAAGCTACAAATCTACGCAAGCCACTAAAGAGCAAGCAACGGCTCAACAAGTGAGCAACTTAACAACAAGAATGGCGACGGCTGAAAGCGGAATAGCTCGCGTAGAAAAAACCGTGTCAGATAATCGCACTTCAACCGCCGCACAACTAAATCAGCTTACAGCGAATTTGAATAAAGCTAATAGCCAAATTACGGAAGAAAAATCAGCTAGAGCCAGTGGTGACAAAGCTAACGCGGATAAAATCACCGCATTAACGAGCCGTGTAAGTAACGCAGAAGCGGGCATTACGAATATCCAATCGACAAAAGCCAATAAAACTGAAGTGGCAAGTCTTGCACGCACAACGCTACAAAGCGAATGGCGGAGAGATGCGAAAGCCGAAGTGGATAACATTAAAGTTGGTGGGCGTAACTTTTTGCAAGATACAGAAACATTTAGTCCTGAGTTCTGGCGGTTCAGTAAGCATCAAGATGAGCCAAGAGTAGGGAGGGTTGAAGATGGCGTATTACTGCTTCCATCATCGACCGCGCTATATTCGTCTTGGAGCCTTATTGCTAAAAAATCTACAGCTTTACAAAAAGTGGAGCTAGGTGAGCAATACACCATTTCTTTTTGGTACAAGGCTACAAAAGATATGTCGGTGAGTGCTTATGTGCGACAGTTTTATGATGATAACTCGTTTAAAGATAATGCAAGGTCTAGCTTTGTTTTGCCAAAATCTGATGAGTGGGTGAGAGTATCTAAGCCGATTGTTATCAATAAATTAGACAAAGAGGGGCGAAATCGCGAAGCATTGCAATTTATTTTTACAAGCTATGCAACCGCTGATGGTGTAATTTACATCAAAAAGCCGAAGTTGGAAAAAGGCACAATCGCCACCGACTGGACACCTGCACCGGAAGACTTAGAAAGTGCAGTGGAAGCAGTAAGTGCAAAAGTTGATAGTACGCGAGAGACGCTAACCCGAGCCGATCAAGCACTTGGTCAACGTATTGATACCGTAACCGCATCTATTAATGATGCTAAAGCACAAATTTCGACCGTAAGCAGAGCTGTTGCGACAACAGACGGCAAGCTATCTGCTACTCACACCATCAAAACGCAAACCATTGCAGGCGGTCGTAAAGCGATTGCCGGCATTGCGTTGGGTGCATCAGGTGATAACCGCACAGCAGAAAGCAGTGTGATTGTTATTGCAGATAAATTTGGCGTGGTGAAAAATGCCAGTGATGGTAATGTTGTACCGATGTTGTCTGTCGTTAATAATCGCGTTGCCGTTAATGGCGATTTAATCGCGGATGGCACAATTATTGGTAAGCATATTCGAGCAAATCAAACCATTTCTGCGCCGAATATTACGGGCGGAAGTATCACGGGGACGACCATTACAGGTAACCGCATTAATGGTGGGACGATTAATGGGTCGACTATCGAAGGTGGCATTATCCGCGGAACGAGGCTAGAAGGGGCAACGGGAAAATTTACTGGTCAGCTTGAAGTCACCGAAATTATTGGTTCAAATATTTATGAGTTTTTCACTTATGTATGCGGGAAATTACGATATAGCACGGACCGAAAACAAGTAAATATTTATATCGATCAGAGACCCGTAGATAGAATGATTCGCTTTATTACGGAGGGATTTAATATCGAGAAAACGTATCAAGAGGCTTATGATGGAGGAGATACGTATACACGTACTCATAACCGTTTAGAGCAGCTTACGATTAATGGGGTTGATGTGAAAAAACGAAATTATTATTTTTTACCCAAAAATACGAGAGGCAATATCATTCTTATATATGCTGATGCCAGTGTATATTATGATGGAATATTGAAAATTGATGCCTTTATCGCAAATTCTGCGAGAACAATACATCTTTAA
- a CDS encoding collagen-like protein translates to MAKEIRAKAEKSDININVTVTAAELLKGDTGDVGPQGEQGPQGEPGPSGKSAYQVAVDNGFGGTEAEWLASLKGEQGHAGLDDGVKRIIKALTQAQYDFSQLGKIYGFASDSALITVANISRMPAVKGETYAFTPDIAHLDDGNLIFDDTEYAGKVTVTVPALDDLPLGEFEVDLQRVQQQEVQLQNYIHLYDPNVDGDTVYKRVSLSRGASTLAFRQGQEWDEIYKLALAPEVIVIKVVGGAMSIYDETGALLTTETYSNAISKLPLKDTYLYRVDPPPERLVDVVSLPHNGGFGFKAPFTGDYQIRFSDDTSITITLEGGSPLPDVNYRQRVFIYNSQEYRLDNIVSIDGMLDRS, encoded by the coding sequence ATGGCCAAAGAAATCAGAGCAAAAGCTGAAAAATCAGACATCAACATCAATGTAACGGTTACCGCCGCAGAATTGCTAAAAGGCGATACGGGAGATGTAGGACCTCAGGGTGAACAAGGTCCACAAGGCGAACCTGGCCCAAGCGGTAAATCCGCATATCAAGTAGCCGTTGACAACGGGTTTGGGGGGACGGAAGCAGAATGGTTAGCCAGCTTAAAAGGGGAGCAAGGTCACGCTGGGCTTGATGACGGGGTAAAACGAATCATCAAAGCGTTAACACAGGCGCAATATGATTTTAGCCAGCTTGGTAAAATATATGGATTTGCCTCAGATAGTGCGCTTATTACTGTTGCAAATATTAGTCGTATGCCAGCGGTGAAAGGGGAAACCTATGCATTTACTCCAGATATAGCCCACTTGGACGACGGTAATCTCATTTTTGACGATACTGAATATGCAGGCAAAGTAACCGTAACAGTACCTGCGTTAGATGATTTGCCGCTTGGGGAATTTGAGGTGGACTTGCAGCGCGTACAACAACAAGAAGTGCAGTTACAAAATTATATCCATCTGTATGACCCAAATGTTGATGGCGATACAGTTTATAAGCGTGTTAGCTTAAGTAGAGGAGCGAGCACGCTCGCATTTAGACAGGGACAAGAGTGGGATGAGATTTATAAATTGGCACTTGCGCCAGAAGTAATTGTCATTAAAGTGGTCGGAGGGGCAATGTCCATCTATGATGAGACAGGAGCGTTATTAACAACAGAGACGTATAGTAACGCAATCAGCAAGCTACCGTTAAAAGATACTTACTTATATCGTGTAGATCCGCCACCTGAACGCCTGGTAGATGTGGTCTCTTTACCTCATAACGGCGGATTCGGCTTTAAAGCACCGTTTACGGGCGATTACCAAATCCGCTTTAGCGATGATACCAGTATCACAATCACGCTCGAGGGGGGGAGCCCATTACCAGATGTTAACTATAGACAACGCGTATTTATTTATAACTCCCAAGAGTATAGACTAGACAACATTGTATCTATTGATGGTATGCTTGATCGGAGTTAA
- a CDS encoding DUF1353 domain-containing protein, with amino-acid sequence MSKKQKHYCTGWKSAPADVNDCCHQHDRDYGINGTVSRKEADERFLQCMLKNKRPILGRLLYGLARVFGGIWFKKK; translated from the coding sequence ATGAGCAAGAAACAGAAACATTATTGCACAGGGTGGAAATCCGCACCTGCTGATGTGAATGACTGTTGCCATCAACACGATCGGGATTATGGCATCAATGGCACGGTATCGCGAAAAGAAGCAGACGAGCGATTTTTGCAATGTATGCTAAAAAATAAACGGCCGATTTTAGGGCGGCTTTTGTATGGATTAGCGAGAGTATTTGGGGGAATTTGGTTTAAGAAGAAGTAA
- a CDS encoding ParA family protein has product MNTNQFFTKKPFIITIASTKGGSAKSTNAANIGAFCADHGLKTLLIDTDTQPTLSAYFALDYVAPGGIHEFLTYQDVDPAHIISKTTLPNLDLIQSNDPTNNVSQMLRNAPDGAIRFSFLLKKLKGYDVIVVDTRGTRDITVDMSVLAADLLFCPILPHILSAKEFLRGTIGMYQELQTFEAFGFSLPPLKAVPNCVDHTNDVKFVLSQLKQLFEQNLSADKTLLDFHIPDKVAYREAATYSLPVYRHSKAEYAVIQALCMHLLPQFAHQFEQGLGGHNA; this is encoded by the coding sequence ATGAACACTAATCAATTTTTTACCAAAAAACCATTCATCATTACCATAGCCTCAACCAAAGGCGGTTCAGCAAAAAGTACAAATGCGGCGAATATTGGTGCATTTTGTGCAGATCACGGGTTAAAGACCTTATTAATTGATACCGATACGCAACCGACACTCAGTGCTTATTTTGCTTTAGATTATGTCGCACCAGGTGGTATCCATGAGTTTTTGACCTATCAAGATGTCGATCCCGCCCATATTATTTCAAAAACAACCCTGCCAAATTTAGATTTAATTCAATCCAACGATCCCACAAATAATGTTAGCCAGATGCTACGCAATGCCCCTGATGGTGCAATACGGTTTAGCTTTCTGCTGAAAAAACTCAAAGGCTATGATGTGATTGTTGTGGATACACGCGGAACGCGAGATATTACGGTAGATATGTCTGTACTTGCTGCCGATTTATTATTTTGTCCTATCTTGCCACATATTTTATCCGCAAAAGAATTTCTTCGCGGCACGATAGGTATGTACCAAGAATTGCAGACCTTTGAGGCATTTGGGTTTTCGCTCCCGCCGCTCAAAGCGGTGCCTAACTGTGTCGATCATACCAATGATGTGAAATTTGTGCTTAGTCAGCTAAAACAGCTTTTTGAGCAAAACTTAAGTGCTGATAAAACCCTCCTTGATTTTCATATTCCTGACAAAGTCGCTTACCGTGAGGCGGCAACCTATTCATTGCCCGTCTATCGACATAGCAAAGCAGAGTATGCCGTAATTCAGGCACTGTGTATGCATTTGTTACCTCAATTTGCCCATCAATTTGAGCAAGGTTTAGGAGGACATAATGCGTAA